Genomic window (Streptomyces sp. NBC_00078):
AGCAGCGCGTCGCGGTGGCCCGCGCACTGATCAACACCCCGAAGGTGCTCCTCCTAGACGAGCCGCTCGGCGCCCTCGACCTCAAGCTGCGCCGTCAGATGCAGCTGGAGCTCAAGCGCATCCAGACCGAGGTCGGCATCACCTTCATCCACGTCACGCACGACCAGGAGGAGGCCATGACCATGGCCGACACGGTCGCAGTGATGAACGCGGGCCGCGTCGAACAGCTCGGTTCGCCCGCCGACCTCTACGAAAACCCCGACACCACCTTCGTCGCCAACTTCCTCGGCACCTCGAACCTGATCGAGGCCGAGGTCGACTCCAGGAGCGGCGGCGACATCGTCCTCAGGGCGGGCGGCGGCAAGCTGGTGCTGCCCGAGTCGCGCTGCTCCGCGCCGACGACGACCGGCGGCAAGGTACTGGTCGGCGTCCGCCCCGAGAAGATCTCGCTCACGCACGCCGACGACGCGGGTGAGATCGGCGAGGGCCGCAACCGCATCACCGGGAAGATCGCCGACTCCAGCTTCATAGGCGTCTCCACGCAGTACGTCATCGACAGCCCCGTCTGTCCCGAGTTCGAGGTCTACGCGCAGAACATCGACCGCGACGCCCGGCTGGTGCCCGGCGCCGAGGTCGTCCTGCACTGGAACCCGGCACACACCTTCGGCCTCGACGCGGACCAGTCCCTGCTTGCTGGGACAGTGGGCTCCGCCGGGGTGGCCGAGGTCGAGGAGGAGGCCGCCTGATGGCCACGCTCAGTGAGGCGCCACCCCTGGCGCCGGTCCCCGAGAAGAAGCCCCCGCGCAAGCGGGGCCGCCTGGTGCCGTACTGGCTCCTGCTCCCCGGTCTCCTGTGGCTGGTCATCTTCTTCGCGTTGCCGATGATCTACCAGGCCTCCACGTCCGTGCAGACGGGCTCCCTGGAGGAGGGCTACAAGGTCACCTGGCACCTCGCCACCTACTGGGACGCGATGTCCGAGTACTGGCCGCAGTTCCTGCGCTCGATCCTGTACGCCGGCGCCGCGACGATCCTGTGCCTCGTTCTCGGCTACCCGCTCGCGTACCTGATCGCCTTCCGCGCGGGCCGCTGGCGGAACCTGATCATGGTCCTGGTGATCGCGCCGTTCTTCACCAGCTTCCTCATCCGCACCCTCGCCTGGAAGACGATCCTCGCGGACAGCGGACCGGTGGTGAGCACCCTCAACACGCTGCACCTCCTGGACGTCACCAACTGGCTCGGCTGGACCTCCGGCGACCGTGTGCTGGCCACCCCGCTCGCGGTGGTCTGCGGACTGACGTACAACTTCCTGCCGTTCATGATCCTGCCGCTCTACACCTCGCTGGAACGCATCGACGGGCGGCTCCACGAGGCGGCCGGCGACCTGTACGCCAAGCCCTGGACCACCTTCCGCAAGGTGACCTTCCCGCTGTCGATGCCCGGTGTGGTCTCCGGAACGCTGCTGACCTTCATTCCGGCGGCCGGCGACTACGTCAACGCCGAACTCCTCGGCTCCACCGACACCCGCATGATCGGAAACGTCATCCAGACCCAGTTCCTGAGAATTCTGGACTATCCGACGGCCGCTGCCCTCTCCTTCATCCTCATGGCAGCGATTCTGCTCATGGTGACCATCTACATTCGCCGGGCCGGGACGGAGGATCTGGTCTAAATGCCTGTCGTCAACTGGCTCAAGCGCCATCTCGTCGTCATCGCGGGACTGGTGACGCTCGGATATCTGCTGCTGCCGAACGTCATCGTCACGGTGTTCTCCTTCAACAAACCCAAGGGCCGCTTCAACTACCAGTGGCAGCAGTTCTCCACGGACGCCTGGAAGGACCCGTGCGGGGTCGCCGACATGTGCGGGTCGCTGTCGATCAGCCTCCAGATCGCCTTCTGGGCGACGGCCGGCGCCACGATCCTCGGCACGATGATCGCGTTCGCGCTGGTCCGCTACCGGTTCCGCGCGCGGGGCACGGTGAACTCGCTGATCTTCCTGCCGATGGCGATGCCCGAGGTCGTCATGGCGGCCTCGCTGCTCACCCTGTTCCTCAACCTGGGTGCCCAGCTGGGCTTCTGGACGATCCTGATCGCCCACGTCATGTTCTGCCTCAGCTTCGTCGTCGTCGCCGTCAAGGCGCGCGTGATGTCGATGGACCCGCGCCTGGAGCAGGCGGCGCAGGACCTCTACGCCGGTCCCGCGCAGACCTTCCTGCGCGTCACCCTGCCCATCGCCGCGCCCGGGATCGCCGCGGGCGCGCTGTTGTCCTTCGCGCTCTCCTTCGACGATTTCATCATCACCAACTTCAACGCGGGCTCGACCGTCACCTTCCCCATGTTCGTCTGGGGCTCGGCACAGCGCGGAACGCCCGTCCAGATCAATGTCATCGGTACGGCCATGTTCCTCGTCGCCGTACTGCTCGTGCTTTCCTCGATGCTTATCAGCAATCGCCGCAACAAGCAGAAGGCATAACCGCAGAACCTTGTAGGGAGTTGAAATCATGGCCCCAGGCGCCATGCCCCTGAATTCTGGGGGAAATGCCCCCAGACCCCCTAGTTGGACAAAGTCACTCTCCGACGCACAGCCGGTCCCGTACTGGCTGGAAGACCCCGGCAAGCCCCACCCCGAGCCCGCGCTCACCGGCGCCGAGACCTGCGACCTGCTGGTCGTCGGCGGCGGCTACAGCGGACTGTGGACCGCGCTCATCGCCAAGGAGCGCGACCCCGGACGGGATGTCGTCCTGCTGGAAGGCCGCGAGGTGGGCTGGGCCGCCTCGGGCCGCAACGGCGGCTTCTGCGCCGCCTCCCTCACCCACGGCCTGCCCAACGGACTGACCCGCTGGCCGGACGAGATCCGCACACTGCAGGAGCTGGGCGCCCGCAACCTCGACGAGATCGAGAAGGCGGTCGCCCGCCACTCGCTGGACTGCGACTTCGAGCGCACCGGCGAGATCGACGTGGCCACCGAGACGTACCAGGCGCGGGAACTGCGCGACTGGTACGAGGAGATGGAGCGCGAGGGCCTCGCCGACGGCGTCGAGTTCCTGGAGGCCGAAGCGGTGCGGGAACAAGTCGACTCGCCGACCTTCCAGGCGGGCCTGTGGGACCGCGGGGGCGTGGCCATGCTCCACCCGGCCAAGCTCGCCTGGGGCCTGAAGCGTGCCTGCCTCGCGCTCGGCGTGCGCGTCTACGAGCACACTCCGGCCCTGGCCCTGAAGCCGTACGGCGCCGGCATGGCCGTACGCACCTCCTACGGTTTCGTCCGCGCCCGCAAGGTCGCGCTCGGCACCAACATCTTCCCGAACCTGGTCAGGCGCGTACGGGCGTACACCGTCCCGGTCTACGACTACGCGCTGATGACCGAGCCGCTGAGCGACGAACAGCTGGCGTCGATCGGCTGGAAGAACCGCCAGGGCCTCGGGGACAGCGCCAACCAGTTCCACTACTTCCGGCTGTCCGCCGACAACCGGATCCTGTGGGGCGGTTACGACGCGGTCCACCACTACGGCGGCCGGGTGCGCGCCGAGTACGACGACCGCCCGGAGACGTACGCCAAGCTGGCCCGGCACTTCTTCACCTGTTTCCCGCAGCTGGAGGGCGTCCGCTTCACGCACGCCTGGGGCGGCGCGATCGACACCTGCTCGCGCTTCTCCGCGTTCTTCGGCACCGCACACCACGGCAACGTCGCCTACGCGGCGGGCTACACGGGTCTCGGCGTGGGTGCCACGCGTTTCGGTGCCGAGGTGATGCTGGACCTGCTGGCGGGGGAGCGCACGGAGCGCACCGAGCTGGAGATGGTCCGCAAGAAGCCCCTGCCGTTCCCGCCCGAGCCCTTCGCCTGGACCGGTATCGCGCTCACCAAGTGGTCGCTGGCCCGCGCCGATGCACAGGGCGGCCGGCGCAACCTCTGGCTGCGGACGATGGACAGGGTGGGCCTCGGGTTCGACAGCTGAACGCGATCCAGTGTGATCCAGCTCACTTCAACTGGGTGTGGAAACCCGCGTAATGCCTGCCGGTGGACCTCCCTCTCTCCCATGACGCGATCAGCGTCAAGGAGAGACAGGGAGGCTCCTCATGGATGGGGCGAAAACGGCGGTCGAGTGGCTGGCATCCGTCGCTCCGGATCCCGAGGCCTGCCGCTGGGAGTGGGAGCGCAACCCCCTGGGGATCGCGCTGCTGCCCGCAGGCAAGGCCTGGGACGTACTCATCCTGCCGAGCCGGCTCGGCTATCCCACGCTCGACGTCCTCACCCGCGTCCTCGACCGGCCGGGACCGGTCCTGGTCGACTTCGGGGACGCGCGCATGGGCTTCTTCGTGCCCCCGGGCACAGCGGCCCGCTGGCTCGGGACCGGCATCCGCACCGCGGGAGCCGGCACCTGGATCGTGGTGCCGTACCCGGGGCGGTCGACCGGTGGGGTGCGCTGGCTGGTCCCGCCGGACGGCTCGGGCACCCTCACCGACCCCGCGCTCCTCGAACTGGCGATGCACGAGGCGGCAGCGGGCCTGGCGTGCGAGGAGGGCACATGACGGGCCGGTGACGGCCAGAGGTCTACTCGTCCTCCGTGGCGCTCTCGCGTCGGCCGGCCGTGTGGCCGACGCGAACCAGGAAGATCCACAAAGACGTGAGCAGCACCGTGCACAGGCACCAGCTGGCCACGACGTCCAGTGGCCAGTGGTAGCCGCGCCGGACCAGGCCGAACCCGACGGCGAACGTGACGACGGCGCAGGCGATGACCAGCTCGCGGCGGGCGTAAGCCGTGCGCAGCCAGGGGAGCAGGAGCAGGGTCGCCGAGCCGTAGGCGACGGCGGACGTCGCGGTGTGGCCGGACGGGTAGTAGCCGGTCGCCGGGGGCATCACGGGGGTGCCCGGGCGGTCGATCAGTGCCTTGAGGGGCACGATCAGGGCCGGGACCAGCGCCATCACGAGAGCCGCCGCGAGGGGCGGCAGCCACCAGCGGTACATCCCGGACGTCCGGCCCCGCCAGGCCGCGTAGGCCAGGACGACGGCGAGCACCGGCACCGCGACCTGGACATTGCCCAGGTCTGAGAGAAGCTCGGAGAAGCGGTCCGGGTGCGCGAGGGCGAGGCTGACCCTTCGGTCCACGCGCAGAAGCAGGCCGTCGGAGACGACCTGCCAGGTGATCAGCGCGAAAAGAAGGGCGGGAAGCCCGAGAAGGAGAAGGAAGGAGGCCGGCCGCCCCGGAACAGGGGGGGTGGTTCCGGGGCGGCCGATCAGATCGGATCGACGCCCACCCCGGGGGGTTTGGGGCGGGCGACTGTCCGATCGGTGAGGAGATCCGGAGCTGGAAGCTCCGTGTGTGTGCGCGAGGGCACGACCAGGCCGAAGCTGGGGAGGCCCCGTCCTGATGTCGCCCACAGTCCCCTGTGGGCGGGGTGTATCTCTCATCTGGGTAGAACCTACGACAGCCGAAGGGCTCAGGACAGGCGGAATCGCGTTACGCCATCCACCTCGCACACCTTCTTCACACGGCCTGACGGCGGCCGCCCCGGGCCCGGAATCGCAGGGGCCGCGAGGGCTGGGGCGGATGGTGCTCATGTGGTGTGCACCCTGTGGGTGAGCTGCGGATTCCGGGTGGCTCAGATGCGTGTGAAGGCCTGCTCGATGATGTCGAGACCCTCGCTCAGCAGGTCCTCGCCGATGACCAGCGGGGGCAGGAAGCGCAGCACGTTGCCGTACGTGCCACAGGTCAGGACCAGCAGGCCCTCCTGGTGGCAGGCCCTGGCGAGCGCGGCGGTCGCCTCCGGGTTCGGCTCCTTGGTCGCGCGGTCCTTGACCAGCTCGATGGCGATCATCGCGCCCCGGCCCCGGACGTCGCCGATGATGTCGAACTTCTCGGCCATGGCGCCGAGGCGGCTCTTCATGACCGCCTCGATGTTCTTCGCCCTGGCGTTGAGGTCGAGCTCCTT
Coding sequences:
- a CDS encoding FAD-binding oxidoreductase, giving the protein MPLNSGGNAPRPPSWTKSLSDAQPVPYWLEDPGKPHPEPALTGAETCDLLVVGGGYSGLWTALIAKERDPGRDVVLLEGREVGWAASGRNGGFCAASLTHGLPNGLTRWPDEIRTLQELGARNLDEIEKAVARHSLDCDFERTGEIDVATETYQARELRDWYEEMEREGLADGVEFLEAEAVREQVDSPTFQAGLWDRGGVAMLHPAKLAWGLKRACLALGVRVYEHTPALALKPYGAGMAVRTSYGFVRARKVALGTNIFPNLVRRVRAYTVPVYDYALMTEPLSDEQLASIGWKNRQGLGDSANQFHYFRLSADNRILWGGYDAVHHYGGRVRAEYDDRPETYAKLARHFFTCFPQLEGVRFTHAWGGAIDTCSRFSAFFGTAHHGNVAYAAGYTGLGVGATRFGAEVMLDLLAGERTERTELEMVRKKPLPFPPEPFAWTGIALTKWSLARADAQGGRRNLWLRTMDRVGLGFDS
- a CDS encoding ABC transporter permease: MPVVNWLKRHLVVIAGLVTLGYLLLPNVIVTVFSFNKPKGRFNYQWQQFSTDAWKDPCGVADMCGSLSISLQIAFWATAGATILGTMIAFALVRYRFRARGTVNSLIFLPMAMPEVVMAASLLTLFLNLGAQLGFWTILIAHVMFCLSFVVVAVKARVMSMDPRLEQAAQDLYAGPAQTFLRVTLPIAAPGIAAGALLSFALSFDDFIITNFNAGSTVTFPMFVWGSAQRGTPVQINVIGTAMFLVAVLLVLSSMLISNRRNKQKA
- a CDS encoding phosphatase PAP2 family protein, whose product is MRDTPRPQGTVGDIRTGPPQLRPGRALAHTHGASSSGSPHRSDSRPPQTPRGGRRSDLIGRPGTTPPVPGRPASFLLLLGLPALLFALITWQVVSDGLLLRVDRRVSLALAHPDRFSELLSDLGNVQVAVPVLAVVLAYAAWRGRTSGMYRWWLPPLAAALVMALVPALIVPLKALIDRPGTPVMPPATGYYPSGHTATSAVAYGSATLLLLPWLRTAYARRELVIACAVVTFAVGFGLVRRGYHWPLDVVASWCLCTVLLTSLWIFLVRVGHTAGRRESATEDE
- a CDS encoding ABC transporter ATP-binding protein, with amino-acid sequence MTTDNSGDVRLSGISKTYGSFTAVHPLDLTVPQGSFFALLGASGCGKTTTLRMIAGLEEPSGGTVHLGDQEVTQLPPYKRPVNTVFQSYALFPHLDIFENVAFGLRRRGIKSVKKQVEEMLELVQLGEQARKKPHQLSGGQQQRVAVARALINTPKVLLLDEPLGALDLKLRRQMQLELKRIQTEVGITFIHVTHDQEEAMTMADTVAVMNAGRVEQLGSPADLYENPDTTFVANFLGTSNLIEAEVDSRSGGDIVLRAGGGKLVLPESRCSAPTTTGGKVLVGVRPEKISLTHADDAGEIGEGRNRITGKIADSSFIGVSTQYVIDSPVCPEFEVYAQNIDRDARLVPGAEVVLHWNPAHTFGLDADQSLLAGTVGSAGVAEVEEEAA
- a CDS encoding ABC transporter permease, translated to MATLSEAPPLAPVPEKKPPRKRGRLVPYWLLLPGLLWLVIFFALPMIYQASTSVQTGSLEEGYKVTWHLATYWDAMSEYWPQFLRSILYAGAATILCLVLGYPLAYLIAFRAGRWRNLIMVLVIAPFFTSFLIRTLAWKTILADSGPVVSTLNTLHLLDVTNWLGWTSGDRVLATPLAVVCGLTYNFLPFMILPLYTSLERIDGRLHEAAGDLYAKPWTTFRKVTFPLSMPGVVSGTLLTFIPAAGDYVNAELLGSTDTRMIGNVIQTQFLRILDYPTAAALSFILMAAILLMVTIYIRRAGTEDLV